CGGTACCTGATGGAAGGCGCGGCAGCGATGCTGTCGCGTGATGCTACAGTTTTACGTTCGTGGGAACCGGCTTGGGCTTTTCCAGCTTGCGCAGCTGATCTTGCGGATTGCCGCCGCCACCCCCTCCGTTGCGTGCCATGCGCTCACGCTCTTCGAAGCCGGTATGCTTCTCGGTCCATTTCCATCCCAGCGGTTCGGACAATTCTTTTTCCGCCAGATAGGCCCACGGTGTGCCTGGATGCTTGTCGCGGACGCGGGTGAGGTTCTCGCGTGCCTGGGCGGCGAACTTCTCGTACTGGCTCGAGGCCGTAATGTCGTCGGACGGCTCCAAGACCCAAGTGTCGCTGTCCTCTTTCTCAAACTTCATGCCGTTCTTGGCCTTGCCCAATATCGCGTTGTAGGTGTCCGTCCGAACCATGACGGCCAACACGCGTCCCATGGCCAGGTCATAGCCGGCCTGCCAGCGGCTTCCCGTTAATTTCGCTCGGTCTTTTTCGCCGGCCTTGAGAATCGTGTAGAGCTGTTGCAACTTCGGTGCGACGATGGCCGCGGCGCGTTGGGCGACGTCTAGCTCTTGCTTGAGCTGTGCTTCGTTGCGCTTGGGAAACTCAAATCGCGGCCGATCCATCGGATCGACCATCGAGAATTCCGCGGCTTGCACGAGCGCCGTGCGAGCGTGGTTCTCCTTCAGAAGCTGGTCGTATTGCCGCGGCGCTACGTAATCCGGCTTGTAGTTGCGCATCACCTCCGGATCGAAGAATTGATTGATCCGAGTCACCATCGCGGCCGTTTCATTGACGTGCCCCGGCTTCGCCGGTCGATTCGGATGCACCGCAAAATAAATGCCGTGAGTCGCCACGCACAGCCTGGTCAAGCCATAGGGACCAAAGCCCGAGTCGATCGCTATGTGCTTATTCCAATCGCGCCCCGAAAAACCAATCTGCACATTTTCTGGCATGGCCGACTCGGGCCCGGTATCGACGGCCACATCCGTTTCTCTGAATTGCGGATCCGTGGGGACGTAACGCACATAGGCCTGCCGCTGGCCAAAGGGGGCCGGGACCCCAATCGCGTACACCGGAATCGCATGCTTCTTACACAGTTCGATGGCCGTTTCCAGCCGGTCCTCGTCGTTGCCGGCCTCGTCGGTCACCACAATAAACATCACATTACGACGTGTGCCGCCGGGGCGGAATTTTTGAAACTTGCGCGCTGCTTCGGCAACAGCGGTGAAGGTCAATTCAACTCCACTTTCGTCGACGGGTAACTCGTGGATGGCCTTTTTGATTTCGGCCAGGTCGTCGGTCGGCTCCTTGATGCGGAGGTTGATTTCCTGACCAAAGCCGATCACGGTTGTCAGCAGTGGTTGATTTCCGTGCTTAGTAAACGCATCGTTGCCGCGGGATTGAATGATTCCCAACTCGCGATAGACGTGATCGAACCTCTGCTCGATCGCCGCGCGCTGCGGTCGCAGGCTTTCCGACTGGTC
This DNA window, taken from Pirellulales bacterium, encodes the following:
- a CDS encoding vWA domain-containing protein, translating into MKSNGALRNWLESVPIERDGVSWAVSLGVHLALLLLLALIWQSLPDRPVGATLSAWSANDAVNLQEVQYSESTSETDEVGANSLQGTGMAQATAPSLGEISNLETGQMAASDTGPSELPVMVELSTAPNLSDRLAVRGDAGVGVKGAEGAVDRVTQEIMESLDERPTLVVWLMDQSESLRPQRAAIEQRFDHVYRELGIIQSRGNDAFTKHGNQPLLTTVIGFGQEINLRIKEPTDDLAEIKKAIHELPVDESGVELTFTAVAEAARKFQKFRPGGTRRNVMFIVVTDEAGNDEDRLETAIELCKKHAIPVYAIGVPAPFGQRQAYVRYVPTDPQFRETDVAVDTGPESAMPENVQIGFSGRDWNKHIAIDSGFGPYGLTRLCVATHGIYFAVHPNRPAKPGHVNETAAMVTRINQFFDPEVMRNYKPDYVAPRQYDQLLKENHARTALVQAAEFSMVDPMDRPRFEFPKRNEAQLKQELDVAQRAAAIVAPKLQQLYTILKAGEKDRAKLTGSRWQAGYDLAMGRVLAVMVRTDTYNAILGKAKNGMKFEKEDSDTWVLEPSDDITASSQYEKFAAQARENLTRVRDKHPGTPWAYLAEKELSEPLGWKWTEKHTGFEERERMARNGGGGGGNPQDQLRKLEKPKPVPTNVKL